From Akkermansiaceae bacterium, one genomic window encodes:
- a CDS encoding transposase gives MESFHDKFRAECLARELFYTLGEARVVIGDWRRKYNHVRPHRSLGMLTPAEFAAKCAAGIVGRPGCGTSGSDESMEPILAASPSARPHRGPRGSLNRKVIQRR, from the coding sequence GTGGAGAGCTTCCACGATAAATTCCGCGCCGAATGTCTCGCGAGGGAGCTGTTCTACACGCTCGGGGAAGCCCGGGTGGTGATCGGGGACTGGCGGAGGAAATACAACCACGTGCGTCCGCATCGGAGCCTGGGAATGCTGACACCCGCGGAATTCGCGGCGAAATGTGCCGCTGGGATTGTTGGCCGGCCGGGCTGCGGCACTTCCGGCTCCGACGAGTCGATGGAACCCATTCTCGCCGCAAGCCCCTCCGCCCGGCCTCATCGAGGGCCAAGAGGAAGCTTGAACCGGAAGGTCATCCAGCGTAGATGA
- the cas8c gene encoding type I-C CRISPR-associated protein Cas8c/Csd1, giving the protein MILQALNELYDRLAGDAAYEIAPPGFSPQKISFRIVLEADGTLHDIQDARTPDERGRPQNTVMLVPGEAKPSGSGINPGLLWDNQTYLLGRQPEDKPAGFGEKRFEALRQRHLELEKTIEDPGFSAVCRFLEQWDPVRIAEYPRLNEVGTGFGIFGIRGEKRAVHESKKVQEWWRGTLEKGGEGDQEAEQCLVTGSMSSPARLHPKIKGVTGSQAAGASLVSFNAAAYESYGKTQSFNAPVSGEVAFQYGTALNSLLTGPQAKKHRLRIGDTTAVFWTEKRTLLEDLLADVFSGGSQAVEETQDATRRDQMRHLLEAVRSGGGYVEQGESETPFFILGLAPNAARVSIRFFHRSTTADLLEKLHEHHRCIEMVRQFTEPIGKRFADPAFPAIWQILRETARVADEIPPLLGGALTRAIVEGTSYPEGLFSAVIRRIHADRTINYLRSATLKAVLVRNHQIDIPVMLDPENTDPPYRLGRLFAVLEKTQEDALGPINAGIREKFYSSASATPASVFPRILRTYQHHLAKLNGGAKLNRERLIQDVLAGLDGRGFPNQLSLKNQGIFAIGYYHQRKDFFTKKEGNKGD; this is encoded by the coding sequence ATGATCCTCCAGGCTCTCAACGAACTCTACGACCGGTTGGCGGGCGATGCCGCCTATGAAATCGCCCCACCGGGCTTCTCCCCTCAGAAGATCAGCTTCCGGATCGTACTGGAGGCGGATGGCACTCTCCATGACATCCAGGACGCCCGCACGCCGGATGAGAGAGGCAGGCCGCAGAACACGGTGATGCTGGTACCGGGGGAGGCAAAACCGTCCGGCTCCGGCATCAATCCCGGGCTGCTATGGGACAACCAGACTTATCTGCTGGGCCGACAACCGGAGGACAAGCCCGCGGGCTTCGGGGAGAAGCGCTTCGAGGCACTGCGTCAACGCCACCTTGAGTTGGAAAAAACCATCGAGGATCCGGGGTTTTCCGCGGTCTGCCGATTTCTGGAGCAGTGGGATCCCGTGCGGATCGCGGAGTATCCCAGGCTCAATGAGGTTGGAACGGGTTTCGGAATTTTCGGCATCCGGGGAGAGAAGCGCGCGGTGCATGAGTCGAAAAAGGTCCAGGAATGGTGGCGCGGAACGCTGGAGAAGGGTGGGGAAGGGGATCAGGAAGCGGAGCAGTGTCTGGTGACCGGTAGTATGTCGTCTCCCGCCCGACTTCATCCGAAGATCAAGGGCGTGACAGGCTCGCAGGCTGCGGGAGCATCGCTGGTATCCTTCAATGCCGCCGCTTATGAATCCTACGGGAAGACCCAGAGTTTCAATGCCCCCGTCAGCGGTGAGGTTGCCTTCCAATACGGCACCGCACTGAACTCTCTCCTGACCGGGCCACAGGCGAAGAAACATCGCCTCCGCATCGGGGACACCACCGCGGTTTTCTGGACGGAGAAGCGAACATTGCTGGAAGATCTACTTGCGGACGTTTTTTCCGGAGGCTCCCAGGCGGTGGAGGAAACCCAGGATGCGACGAGACGCGACCAGATGCGGCACCTGCTGGAGGCTGTGAGATCCGGTGGTGGATATGTGGAACAAGGGGAATCCGAAACTCCCTTCTTCATCCTGGGTCTGGCACCGAACGCGGCGCGTGTCTCCATCCGCTTTTTCCACCGGTCCACCACGGCGGATTTGCTGGAGAAACTGCATGAGCATCACCGTTGTATCGAGATGGTCCGGCAGTTCACGGAGCCAATCGGAAAAAGGTTCGCAGATCCGGCGTTTCCCGCCATCTGGCAAATCCTGCGTGAGACCGCCCGTGTGGCGGATGAGATTCCGCCCCTCCTTGGCGGTGCGCTCACCCGGGCCATCGTGGAGGGTACGTCGTATCCGGAGGGACTCTTCTCGGCGGTCATCCGCCGGATCCATGCGGACCGGACCATCAATTACCTCCGCTCCGCCACACTGAAGGCCGTCCTTGTCCGCAATCATCAAATCGATATACCCGTCATGTTAGATCCAGAAAACACCGATCCCCCCTATCGCCTTGGCAGGCTTTTCGCCGTGCTGGAGAAAACCCAGGAAGATGCTCTAGGCCCTATCAATGCAGGCATCCGCGAAAAGTTCTACAGCAGCGCCTCCGCCACGCCGGCCAGTGTTTTTCCGAGGATTCTCCGGACGTACCAGCACCATCTGGCCAAGCTGAACGGTGGTGCTAAGCTGAACCGTGAACGATTGATTCAGGACGTTCTTGCAGGATTGGATGGCAGAGGTTTCCCCAACCAGCTCTCCCTGAAAAACCAAGGTATCTTCGCGATCGGCTACTACCACCAGCGAAAGGACTTCTTCACCAAGAAAGAAGGAAACAAGGGAGACTGA
- a CDS encoding IS5 family transposase (programmed frameshift), with protein sequence MAKRYELSETQWVQIRELLPGKLSDPGRTAVDNRNFVNAVLWVLRSGARWSDLPERYGKWKTAHKRFTRWAKAEVWEKVFASLVKDRDNPYLMLDSTIVKAHQQAVTGKGGARNQAVGRSRGGLTTKIHLVADSAGRPLRFLLTPGQAADITSAPELLAGLKAKAVIADKGYDSRALRDLVRAKRMRVVIPSKANRKRAIRYDKEIYKQRNLVERCFNKLKHFRRIATRFDRLDCHFMGVLHLAATMIWLK encoded by the exons ATGGCGAAACGCTATGAACTGAGTGAGACGCAATGGGTGCAGATCCGGGAGTTGTTGCCTGGCAAGTTGAGCGATCCGGGAAGGACGGCGGTGGACAACCGCAACTTCGTCAATGCAGTGCTCTGGGTCCTGCGCAGCGGGGCACGCTGGAGCGACCTGCCTGAGCGCTACGGCAAATGGAAAACCGCGCATAAGCGCTTCACCCGCTGGGCCAAGGCGGAGGTCTGGGAGAAAGTCTTCGCATCGCTCGTCAAGGACAGGGACAATCCGTATCTGATGCTTGATTCTACCATCGTGAAGGCCCACCAGCAGGCAGTCACAGGAAAAGGGGGGGCTCGGA ACCAGGCTGTGGGGCGTTCCCGAGGAGGACTGACAACCAAGATCCATCTGGTGGCCGACAGTGCGGGCCGCCCGTTGAGGTTCCTTCTCACTCCGGGGCAGGCGGCTGATATTACCAGCGCACCCGAGCTTCTGGCAGGGCTGAAAGCAAAGGCCGTCATCGCCGATAAAGGCTATGACAGCCGGGCGTTGCGCGATCTTGTGCGCGCCAAACGGATGCGCGTGGTGATCCCTTCAAAGGCGAACCGGAAGCGTGCCATCCGTTACGACAAGGAGATCTACAAACAACGGAATCTGGTGGAGAGATGCTTCAACAAGCTCAAGCATTTCAGACGCATCGCCACACGGTTTGACCGTCTCGATTGCCATTTCATGGGAGTCCTTCATCTCGCAGCGACTATGATCTGGCTAAAGTGA
- the cas7c gene encoding type I-C CRISPR-associated protein Cas7/Csd2: MNHRYDFLYLFDAQDANPNGDPDAGNLPRIDVETGQGLVTDVCLKRKIRNFVAMTADGADGKRIYFTDGAVLNNQHKEAHEAVGIPEKESKTPKDGKKDEATQWMAKNYYDVRTFGAVMSTDVNCGQVRGPVQISFARSIDPIVSSEHAITRSSVTNEKDAEKERTMGRKFTVPYGLYKAHGFVNPFLAKQTGFGDEDLELLFQALENAFQFDQSAARPAGSMSPRSLIVFKHDTALGAAPSHKLFDAVSVKKKDGVEAPRSFSDYVVSIDRTAIPAGVEVIERL, encoded by the coding sequence ATGAACCATCGCTACGACTTCCTCTACCTTTTCGACGCGCAGGATGCCAATCCGAACGGAGACCCTGACGCTGGCAACCTGCCGCGCATCGACGTGGAGACCGGCCAGGGTCTCGTCACCGATGTCTGCCTGAAGCGCAAGATCCGCAACTTTGTCGCGATGACTGCAGACGGTGCGGACGGGAAGCGCATTTATTTTACCGATGGCGCCGTCCTCAACAACCAGCACAAGGAAGCGCATGAGGCGGTGGGCATTCCCGAGAAAGAGTCGAAAACCCCGAAGGACGGAAAGAAAGATGAGGCCACCCAATGGATGGCGAAGAATTACTACGATGTGCGAACATTCGGCGCGGTGATGTCAACCGATGTCAACTGCGGCCAGGTCCGGGGACCGGTGCAGATCTCATTCGCGCGCTCCATCGACCCCATCGTGTCCAGCGAGCACGCCATCACCCGTTCCTCAGTGACCAACGAAAAGGACGCGGAGAAGGAGCGGACCATGGGCAGGAAGTTCACGGTGCCATACGGGCTCTACAAGGCGCACGGTTTCGTGAATCCGTTTCTGGCGAAGCAAACAGGCTTCGGGGATGAGGATTTGGAACTCCTGTTCCAGGCGTTGGAGAACGCGTTTCAGTTCGACCAGTCCGCCGCCCGCCCAGCGGGGAGTATGAGCCCCCGCAGCCTCATCGTTTTCAAACATGACACGGCCCTCGGGGCAGCGCCCAGCCACAAGCTGTTCGACGCGGTGTCCGTGAAAAAGAAAGACGGGGTGGAGGCACCCCGGTCTTTCTCTGATTACGTGGTTTCCATCGACCGCACTGCCATCCCGGCGGGTGTAGAAGTCATCGAACGCTTGTAA
- a CDS encoding IS5 family transposase, which yields MSQNGFNTPRFLLIPGQAADISSAPELLAGMKAKAVIADKGYDSRALRDLVRAKRMRVVIPSKVNLKRAIRYDKEIYKQRNLVERCFNKLKHFRRIATRFDRLDCHFMGALHLAAAMIWLK from the coding sequence ATCTCACAGAATGGTTTCAACACACCAAGGTTCCTTCTCATTCCTGGGCAGGCGGCCGACATCAGCAGCGCACCCGAACTGCTTGCAGGCATGAAAGCCAAGGCGGTCATCGCGGACAAAGGCTATGACAGCCGGGCGCTGCGTGATCTGGTGCGCGCCAAACGGATGCGTGTGGTGATCCCTTCAAAGGTCAACCTCAAGCGCGCCATCCGCTACGACAAAGAGATCTACAAGCAGCGGAATCTGGTGGAAAGATGCTTCAACAAGCTCAAACACTTCAGGCGCATCGCCACACGGTTCGACCGTCTTGATTGTCATTTCATGGGCGCACTTCACCTCGCAGCAGCCATGATCTGGTTGAAATGA
- a CDS encoding SCO family protein: MDTILPENKLNRRALLSPVAWLAASSVLAAAGNETEETLTPPAPQAGGPAEGITRLDPATGALLSMETWPDFALTDAKGRVVDLHRDLIQGKTVVLTFFYTNCKGSCPATTGRLVDLWHAMGPATRERVRFISVSVEPHLDTPAALVEWASDTVPDGADWHLLTGALADITRLRHFVGFYDLDPAVDADPRLHAAMVMMGNDRTHRWLSLPAESSSRQWRSTLSRCL; the protein is encoded by the coding sequence ATGGACACGATCCTTCCTGAGAACAAGCTGAACCGCCGCGCACTGTTGTCTCCGGTGGCGTGGCTGGCCGCTTCATCCGTACTGGCGGCTGCGGGGAATGAGACGGAGGAAACTCTCACCCCTCCCGCCCCGCAGGCTGGCGGCCCGGCGGAGGGTATCACCCGCCTGGATCCCGCGACGGGTGCCTTGTTGAGCATGGAGACATGGCCGGACTTTGCACTGACGGATGCAAAGGGCCGCGTGGTGGATCTCCACCGCGACCTCATCCAGGGAAAGACGGTCGTGCTGACTTTTTTCTACACCAACTGCAAAGGCAGTTGCCCCGCCACCACCGGCAGGTTGGTCGATCTCTGGCATGCCATGGGGCCTGCAACCCGTGAGCGCGTCCGCTTCATCTCCGTCTCCGTGGAGCCACACCTGGACACCCCGGCCGCGTTGGTGGAGTGGGCGTCTGACACGGTGCCGGACGGTGCGGACTGGCATCTGCTGACCGGGGCCCTGGCGGACATCACCCGGCTGCGCCACTTCGTCGGCTTCTACGACCTGGACCCGGCGGTGGATGCGGACCCGCGGCTGCACGCGGCCATGGTCATGATGGGGAATGACCGGACCCACCGCTGGCTTTCACTGCCCGCAGAGTCCTCCTCGCGGCAATGGCGCTCCACGCTGTCGCGCTGCCTCTGA
- the cas1c gene encoding type I-C CRISPR-associated endonuclease Cas1 → MKRHLNTLFVTLDGSYLRKDGAAVEIRHEGETKMRVPLHNLEGISCFGWDIGASAALMAACAEAGVSISFHTPHGKFLAATRGFTSGNILLRREQYRRADDEAASVAIAANMLAAKLANARQVLMRAARDHGGKSPERASALGQAADAIAVRIGLLGRAGTLDSLRGIEGDAASTYFSVFRHLLVNHDPLVRISGRSRRPPLDPVNALLSFLYVLLMHDCRSALESCGLDPQCGFLHRDRPGRPSLALDLMEEFRAFLADRVALTLLNRKQITFADFRTAESGAVLLKDDSRKQVLAAWQERKQDEIIHPFLDERVTLGLLPHLQARLLARHLRGDLDAYPAFLSK, encoded by the coding sequence ATGAAACGCCACCTGAACACCCTCTTCGTCACCTTGGATGGGTCCTATCTTCGCAAGGATGGAGCCGCGGTGGAAATCCGGCATGAGGGGGAGACGAAGATGCGCGTGCCGCTGCACAATCTGGAGGGAATCTCATGCTTCGGCTGGGACATCGGCGCCTCAGCGGCTCTCATGGCAGCGTGCGCGGAGGCCGGGGTGAGCATTTCCTTCCATACCCCCCATGGGAAATTCCTCGCCGCCACGCGAGGGTTCACCTCCGGGAACATCCTCCTCCGCAGGGAGCAATACCGCCGTGCGGACGATGAGGCGGCGTCCGTGGCCATAGCGGCGAACATGCTGGCGGCCAAGCTGGCGAATGCCCGCCAGGTGCTCATGCGCGCCGCCCGGGACCACGGCGGGAAATCCCCGGAGCGGGCCTCCGCCCTGGGGCAGGCGGCTGATGCCATCGCGGTCAGGATAGGCTTGTTGGGGCGTGCCGGGACCTTGGATTCGCTGCGCGGGATCGAAGGGGATGCTGCCTCCACCTATTTTTCCGTGTTCCGCCATCTGCTGGTGAACCATGACCCATTGGTGAGGATCTCCGGCCGCTCCCGCCGGCCGCCGCTGGATCCGGTCAATGCGCTGCTGTCTTTCCTCTACGTCCTGCTGATGCATGACTGCCGCAGCGCCTTGGAGAGCTGCGGCCTGGATCCGCAGTGCGGTTTCCTCCACCGCGACCGTCCCGGGCGGCCATCCCTAGCCTTGGACCTGATGGAGGAGTTCAGGGCGTTCCTGGCGGACAGAGTGGCGCTTACCCTCCTGAACCGGAAACAGATCACCTTTGCGGATTTCCGGACTGCGGAGTCAGGAGCGGTGCTGCTCAAAGACGATTCACGGAAACAGGTGCTGGCCGCCTGGCAGGAGCGCAAACAGGACGAGATAATCCACCCTTTCTTGGATGAAAGGGTCACCTTGGGGCTTTTGCCCCACCTGCAGGCGCGCCTGCTCGCCCGGCACCTGCGCGGGGATCTGGATGCTTACCCTGCCTTTCTGTCCAAATGA
- the cas2 gene encoding CRISPR-associated endonuclease Cas2, whose amino-acid sequence MYLLVTYDVNTTTPAGKSRLRRIAKTCLDYGQRVQNSVFECKVDPGQLVGVKSKLMDIIDPELDSLRFYHLGANWKNRVEHHGARPGYDVDGPLII is encoded by the coding sequence ATGTATTTGCTCGTGACCTACGATGTGAACACCACGACTCCGGCGGGGAAATCCCGGTTGCGTCGGATCGCCAAAACGTGCCTTGATTACGGACAACGGGTTCAGAATTCGGTGTTCGAATGCAAGGTTGATCCGGGGCAACTGGTGGGGGTGAAATCGAAGCTCATGGACATCATCGATCCGGAGTTGGACAGCCTCCGTTTCTACCATCTGGGGGCGAACTGGAAGAACAGAGTGGAGCATCATGGTGCGAGACCCGGCTATGATGTGGATGGTCCCCTCATCATTTAG
- a CDS encoding transposase family protein, whose amino-acid sequence MARQATVRRGCSQRQACRLFSLHRATFRYRTKLPRPPRAAADEAVVALSLEHPELGADKIASMARREGHRLGNQRARRLRREECLAVPPRKPKESRRGESTGRHPQKATHRGHVWTWDFIHDWTLKGGAFRVLSVVDEHTREVLALHVDRHIGSRKVREVMEGLIAEHGPPGYIRSDNGPEFVARHLQEWLGWNRIRTLYIEPGSPWQNWFRGELPR is encoded by the coding sequence ATGGCTCGTCAGGCCACGGTCCGCAGGGGATGCAGCCAGCGGCAGGCGTGCCGGTTGTTTTCGCTGCACCGCGCCACTTTCCGCTATCGGACGAAGCTTCCCCGTCCGCCCCGCGCCGCCGCCGACGAGGCGGTGGTCGCCCTGAGTTTGGAACACCCGGAGCTCGGAGCCGACAAGATCGCCAGCATGGCCCGACGCGAGGGACATCGTCTTGGCAACCAGCGTGCCCGCCGGCTCCGCCGTGAGGAGTGCCTGGCGGTTCCGCCGCGCAAGCCGAAGGAAAGCCGGCGGGGCGAATCGACCGGAAGGCATCCACAGAAGGCGACGCACCGCGGTCATGTGTGGACGTGGGATTTCATCCACGACTGGACGCTGAAAGGCGGGGCGTTCCGGGTGCTGAGCGTGGTGGACGAACACACCCGCGAGGTGCTCGCGTTGCATGTGGACCGGCACATCGGCTCGCGCAAGGTGCGTGAGGTGATGGAGGGATTGATCGCCGAGCATGGACCTCCCGGTTACATCCGTTCGGACAACGGCCCCGAATTCGTGGCCCGGCATCTGCAGGAATGGCTGGGGTGGAATCGGATCCGGACGCTGTATATCGAGCCGGGCAGCCCTTGGCAGAATTGGTTTCGTGGAGAGCTTCCACGATAA
- a CDS encoding transposase translates to MSKQKRHTPEEIIRLLRESEASGLSQEKFCQQKQISVPTLHRWRKKYGQMDVADAKRLKALEKENAELKRMYAEAMLGNKILKEALEKKL, encoded by the coding sequence ATGAGCAAACAGAAGAGACACACACCCGAAGAAATCATCCGGCTGCTTCGCGAGAGCGAGGCGAGCGGATTGAGCCAGGAAAAGTTCTGCCAGCAGAAGCAGATTTCGGTTCCGACGCTGCACCGCTGGCGGAAGAAATACGGCCAGATGGACGTCGCCGATGCGAAACGTCTCAAGGCCCTGGAGAAGGAAAACGCCGAGCTGAAACGGATGTATGCCGAAGCGATGCTGGGCAACAAGATCCTCAAGGAAGCCTTGGAAAAAAAGCTCTGA
- a CDS encoding multicopper oxidase domain-containing protein has translation MSSLSAAEIRVAETCDGSVSTVADSFTDGNEIARQIPMKALNDLGGGAIGPELPEGWTGRFAIGGGPCGIAKEWGPSHPHRGEPGSGETDMAEFLDDDDPQEAQRLLSLVKEFGQHPENGGARKPVEYYQMGISVGEGHILTDKQRQKITGDMKTPTAFLGYHGWKEAPQTPGPMFQARLGRPMVVRFINRVQDYMSVHLHGMHGPAHSDGHPAFVIPKEYEHSAKDGELGYGSNFRDYFYPHTVPAKQGMERKEGEGVPGSQKDTDHLDYSESPSTMWYHDHSMDVTGPHAYLGLAGFCPIFDDMELRFLGNGVLPFCPGKGKVYQNLKGAHDKDAGDGTDAAALDEIFEAQRGNFLDLCMVFNDKCLSVKGKTPGVDGNQLLYSAKGHNGHLGNVVLANGNLTPHSYVLPRKLRLRMLNGSNARIYKMALFLRLEGRDGKYRSSPIDGKDPDTRRYGSGNAGLIRLGKVMPKEKPEWFRIGADSWLYPRPVAQRNVLLAMANRADMIVDFGAIQDWVKSKLGGKIPADRQVAVYLCNLLDQENGRGPKVKLDEAQGREPAQGLGGAIGVPMVSEVERDSDGAKGELSQPWPVMKFIITENLEKVSLPKGLTLSGMGYTALAEIPDASVALGSAQGPGEGGAILRPHRGHDSHVPVPGKPPRVRDVLFHRGGGIWKVNDRIIDEFRSNFVPKLDAGEYWVLENGGGGWWHPIHIHLESHQLLEYLEESGIDEARDTFGKVIGQYRNQLPADADARRQLEAILSDLESGLREMRENPEDGKNDNPSPQMGYTRERVRALDAFIRLQTLTSGGGMIRPLDEVVKQFDAGLRVEDFRLWRDIEVPEWYRYKSDTTVLGPRTRAKVFMHFRTFDGPFVFHCHNLEHEDMRMMLVVDPRAKPVSSVQPPTGNGDRHSNDDVPVIYRHPWRFTRNGNTEGPDYDKRPHADRLEGGQVGKTPAWDQPPPGKDETPRAHPIWGGWDQHL, from the coding sequence GTGAGTTCTCTTTCTGCAGCCGAGATCAGGGTGGCGGAAACCTGCGATGGCAGCGTCTCCACGGTGGCAGATAGTTTTACCGATGGGAACGAGATAGCTCGCCAGATCCCGATGAAGGCGCTCAATGATCTGGGTGGCGGGGCCATCGGGCCGGAACTTCCGGAGGGGTGGACGGGGAGATTTGCGATTGGCGGTGGGCCGTGCGGAATCGCCAAAGAGTGGGGCCCGTCGCATCCGCACCGGGGGGAGCCGGGTTCCGGAGAGACGGATATGGCGGAGTTCCTGGATGATGATGACCCGCAGGAGGCACAGCGTTTGCTTTCACTGGTGAAAGAGTTCGGTCAACATCCGGAGAACGGCGGTGCGCGGAAGCCGGTGGAATATTATCAGATGGGGATTTCTGTGGGGGAAGGACATATCCTGACGGATAAGCAGCGGCAGAAGATCACGGGAGATATGAAGACGCCGACGGCGTTCCTGGGCTACCATGGATGGAAGGAGGCACCGCAGACACCGGGACCCATGTTCCAGGCCCGGTTGGGTAGGCCGATGGTGGTGCGCTTCATCAACCGGGTCCAGGACTACATGTCCGTGCATCTCCACGGCATGCATGGGCCGGCGCATTCGGACGGTCATCCCGCCTTTGTCATCCCGAAGGAATATGAACACTCCGCAAAGGACGGAGAGCTGGGATATGGGTCGAATTTCCGGGATTACTTCTACCCGCATACCGTTCCGGCGAAGCAGGGGATGGAAAGGAAGGAGGGGGAGGGGGTGCCAGGCAGCCAGAAAGACACCGACCATCTGGACTATTCGGAGAGTCCCTCCACCATGTGGTATCATGACCATTCCATGGATGTCACCGGGCCCCACGCATACTTGGGGTTGGCGGGGTTCTGTCCCATCTTTGATGATATGGAACTCAGGTTTCTGGGAAACGGGGTTCTGCCTTTCTGTCCGGGGAAAGGAAAGGTCTATCAAAACCTGAAGGGTGCCCATGACAAGGATGCGGGGGACGGGACGGATGCGGCCGCACTGGATGAGATCTTCGAGGCGCAGAGGGGGAACTTCCTGGATCTGTGCATGGTGTTCAATGACAAGTGTCTTTCCGTCAAAGGGAAGACGCCCGGTGTGGACGGCAACCAGTTGCTTTATTCCGCGAAAGGGCACAACGGCCACCTGGGCAACGTGGTGCTGGCGAATGGAAACCTCACCCCCCACAGTTATGTCCTGCCCAGGAAGCTGCGATTGAGGATGCTGAATGGGTCGAACGCCCGCATCTACAAGATGGCGCTCTTTCTGAGGCTGGAAGGCAGGGATGGAAAATACCGTTCTTCCCCGATCGACGGGAAGGACCCGGACACCAGAAGATACGGTTCCGGGAACGCGGGCCTGATCCGGCTGGGGAAGGTGATGCCGAAGGAAAAGCCGGAGTGGTTCCGCATCGGCGCGGACTCCTGGCTCTACCCCAGGCCGGTGGCGCAGAGGAATGTCCTGCTGGCTATGGCGAACCGGGCGGACATGATCGTGGATTTCGGCGCGATACAGGACTGGGTGAAATCAAAGCTGGGAGGCAAGATCCCTGCGGACAGGCAGGTGGCGGTCTATCTCTGCAATCTGCTTGACCAGGAGAACGGCCGTGGTCCGAAGGTAAAGCTGGATGAGGCGCAGGGGCGGGAACCGGCGCAGGGGCTGGGGGGGGCGATCGGCGTCCCCATGGTGTCGGAGGTGGAGCGTGACAGTGACGGGGCGAAGGGTGAACTCAGCCAGCCATGGCCGGTCATGAAATTCATCATCACGGAGAATCTGGAGAAAGTCAGTCTGCCCAAAGGTCTGACACTTTCGGGCATGGGCTATACGGCTCTGGCGGAAATCCCGGACGCGTCGGTGGCGCTGGGCTCCGCGCAGGGACCGGGCGAGGGCGGGGCCATCCTGCGGCCCCACCGCGGGCATGACAGCCATGTCCCTGTCCCGGGGAAACCGCCGCGTGTCCGGGATGTCCTGTTCCACCGCGGCGGAGGTATCTGGAAAGTGAATGACAGGATCATTGATGAGTTCCGGAGCAATTTCGTCCCGAAGCTGGATGCCGGGGAATATTGGGTGCTGGAGAATGGCGGGGGCGGGTGGTGGCACCCCATTCACATCCATCTGGAGTCCCACCAGTTGCTCGAATATCTTGAGGAGTCCGGGATCGACGAGGCGCGGGATACCTTTGGCAAAGTGATCGGCCAATACCGGAACCAACTGCCTGCGGATGCGGATGCCCGCAGGCAACTCGAAGCGATCCTTTCGGATCTGGAGTCCGGACTGCGCGAGATGCGGGAAAACCCCGAGGATGGGAAAAATGACAATCCTTCCCCACAGATGGGCTACACCCGGGAGCGGGTGCGGGCGTTGGACGCCTTCATCCGGCTCCAGACACTCACGTCCGGGGGCGGTATGATCCGACCGCTGGATGAGGTGGTGAAACAATTCGATGCAGGCCTGCGCGTGGAGGACTTCCGCCTGTGGCGGGACATCGAAGTGCCGGAGTGGTATAGATACAAGTCGGACACGACGGTGCTTGGGCCGCGCACGCGGGCGAAGGTGTTCATGCATTTCCGCACCTTTGACGGTCCGTTCGTCTTCCACTGTCATAATCTGGAGCATGAGGACATGCGTATGATGCTCGTGGTGGACCCACGCGCGAAGCCGGTGAGTTCGGTGCAACCACCTACCGGCAACGGCGACCGCCATAGCAATGATGATGTGCCGGTGATCTACAGGCACCCGTGGAGATTCACCCGCAACGGGAATACGGAAGGCCCGGACTACGACAAACGTCCGCATGCCGACCGGTTGGAAGGCGGGCAGGTGGGCAAGACCCCCGCCTGGGACCAGCCGCCTCCCGGCAAGGATGAGACACCACGAGCCCACCCCATCTGGGGTGGGTGGGATCAGCACCTGTGA
- the cas4 gene encoding CRISPR-associated protein Cas4, which yields MFGEDQLIPISALQHWLYCPRQCALIHVERAWAENRFTAEGRVMHARAHDGPDESRQGVRITRGLPVRSLRLGLAGECDVVEFHPGGRILPVEYKRGKPKSHRADEVQLCAQALCLEEMLSASVPGGCLYYGERRRRMEIPFDADLRDLVAAAAVAVHDCIRDGFTPPAEYETRRCGACSLLDLCQPQALRFRRGAGAWFGQRLRAVLSEET from the coding sequence ATGTTCGGAGAGGACCAGCTCATCCCCATATCGGCGTTGCAGCATTGGCTGTATTGCCCCCGGCAGTGTGCGCTGATCCATGTGGAGAGGGCCTGGGCGGAGAACCGATTCACCGCGGAGGGGAGGGTCATGCATGCCCGGGCGCATGATGGCCCGGACGAGTCCCGCCAAGGAGTGCGGATCACGCGTGGCCTGCCAGTACGTTCGCTGCGGCTTGGACTGGCTGGAGAATGTGACGTGGTGGAATTCCACCCCGGAGGACGCATCCTTCCGGTGGAATACAAAAGGGGAAAGCCGAAGTCCCACCGGGCGGACGAGGTGCAGCTCTGCGCCCAGGCGCTGTGTCTCGAGGAAATGCTGTCCGCCTCCGTTCCCGGCGGCTGCCTCTACTACGGAGAGCGGCGCAGGCGGATGGAGATCCCTTTCGATGCTGATCTGAGGGACTTGGTGGCGGCTGCCGCGGTTGCGGTGCATGATTGCATTCGCGACGGGTTTACCCCACCCGCCGAGTATGAGACGAGACGGTGTGGCGCGTGCTCTCTTCTGGATCTCTGCCAACCGCAGGCACTGAGGTTCCGCCGGGGTGCCGGAGCCTGGTTTGGCCAGCGCCTCCGGGCGGTTCTTTCCGAGGAAACATGA